In Carya illinoinensis cultivar Pawnee chromosome 9, C.illinoinensisPawnee_v1, whole genome shotgun sequence, the following are encoded in one genomic region:
- the LOC122277534 gene encoding receptor-like serine/threonine-protein kinase SD1-8, with protein MASTVDNIEENKHPTSHKSYASTEKPPICTMRDITKLHCFTVFCLAFFPNIAISLDSLTATQSLSKDKTLSSAGQVFELGFFDPGNSKWYLGIWYRDIPDKTVVWVANRDAPLSNSSGTFKIGDNGSIVVLHQDGKLSWSSNQTQVVNPVVQLLDSGNLVVREMSENDPEKYLWQSFDYPTDTLLPGMNLGWDLDTGFDRYLRSWKSSVDPSTGDYSFKLDFHGFPEIFLLNKQVPTYRSGPWNGIRFSGVPEMDPLNGLDFTFVMDSDHISYSFSVKNTSLLSRLIMNATGNLQRYTWIESSQVWNKYWYAPKDQCDSYKECGPYGICDTDSSPVCRCMQGFAPKNLQAWNFRDGSDGCVRNTNLGCEKDKFLLLKNMKLPETSSAFVDKTMSIEDCKEMCLKNCSCIAYADYEITNGGKGCVTWTGELIDMREYTQGSGQDLHVRLAASEIDDGGSASSGKGSDRTKHIITIVSITVVIVILLSGLAICFVWKRNRFQRIRKGKTQSKGLRERSQVFLLNEAVISSKNEYSSESNIDDLELPLFDFVTVVMATEHFSDKNKLGEGGFGSVYKGRLVEGQEIAVKRLSKTSGQGTEEFKNEVRLIARLQHRNLVRLLGCCVEVDEKMLIYEYMENRSLDSVLFDKAKRSLLDWPRRFQIVCGIARGLLYLHQDSRFRIIHRDLKASNVLLDGEMNPKISDFGMARIFGKDQTEANTKRVVGTYGYMSPEYAMDGLFSVKSDAFSFGVLVLEVISGKKNRGFYYQNNELNLLGHAWKLWREGNGLELVDPSLGDVYSSSEVMRCIQVGLLCVQEQAEDRPTLSSVLLMLSSETATMPQPKQPGFCLGRTPVEAGSFSSGKQEESCTVNHVTVTMLEAR; from the exons ATGGCCTCGACAGTCgacaacatagaagaaaacaaacacCCTACCTCTCATAAGTCATATGCTTCCACAGAGAAGCCTCCCATTTGCACAATGAGAGACATCACTAAGCTCCATTGTTTCACTGTTTTCTGTCTCGCTTTCTTCCCCAACATAGCCATCTCTTTGGACTCCTTAACTGCAACACAATCACTCTCAAAAGACAAAACCCTTTCGTCCGCCGGCCAAGTTTTTGAGCTGGGTTTCTTCGATCCAGGCAACTCGAAGTGGTACCTGGGAATATGGTACAGAGACATCCCTGATAAAACGGTTGTTTGGGTTGCAAATAGAGATGCCCCACTTTCAAACTCCTCCGGCACCTTCAAAATAGGTGACAATGGAAGCATAGTTGTTCTCCACCAAGATGGGAAGCTGTCGTGGTCGTCGAATCAAACGCAGGTCGTTAATCCAGTCGTTCAGCTTTTAGATTCTGGAAATCTTGTGGTTCGAGAAATGAGCGAGAACGACCCGGAAAAGTATCTATGGCAGAGCTTTGATTATCCTACGGACACTTTGTTACCGGGTATGAATCTAGGGTGGGACTTGGACACTGGTTTCGACCGGTACTTGAGGTCGTGGAAGAGCTCAGTGGATCCTTCAACCGGAGACTACTCTTTCAAGTTAGATTTCCATGGATTCCCAGAAATTTTCTTGTTGAACAAACAAGTACCAACATATCGAAGCGGGCCCTGGAACGGCATAAGGTTCAGTGGGGTACCGGAAATGGATCCTTTGAACGGTCTCGACTTTACCTTTGTTATGGATTCAGACCATATATCTTACTCATTTTCGGTAAAAAATACTTCTCTGCTTTCCCGGTTGATTATGAATGCTACCGGTAATCTTCAAAGGTATACCTGGATCGAAAGCAGCCAGGTGTGGAACAAATATTGGTATGCCCCGAAAGATCAATGCGACAGCTATAAAGAGTGCGGTCCGTACGGTATATGTGACACAGATTCTTCCCCGGTATGTAGATGTATGCAAGGCTTTGCGCCCAAGAATCTGCAGGCATGGAACTTCAGAGATGGGTCTGATGGGTGTGTGAGGAATACGAATTTGGGTTGTGAGAAAGACAAATTCTTGCTGTTGAAGAATATGAAATTGCCGGAGACTTCGTCTGCTTTTGTGGACAAGACCATGAGTATTGAGGACTGTAAAGAAATGTGTTTGAAGAACTGCTCTTGTATTGCTTATGCCGATTACGAGATCACCAATGGAGGAAAGGGGTGTGTGACATGGACCGGGGAGCTTATCGACATGAGGGAGTATACCCAAGGTAGCGGCCAAGATCTCCATGTTCGATTGGCAGCTTCTGAAATAG ATGATGGTGGAAGTGCAAGCTCTGGAAAAGGTTCTGACAGGACTAAGCACATAATCACAATTGTAAGCATTACGGTCGTTATAGTCATTCTGCTATCAGGATTGGCAATCTGCTTTGTTTGGAAGAGGAACCGATTCCAAAGGATACGGAAAGGAAAGACACAGTcaaaag GTCTTCGAGAAAGAAGCCAGGTTTTTTTGTTAAATGAAGCGGTCATTTCAAGCAAGAACGAATACTCGAGTGAGAGTAATATAGATGATCTAGAACTGCCACTGTTCGATTTTGTCACTGTAGTAATGGCGACAGAACATTTTTCCGACAAAAACAAACTGGGAGAAGGTGGTTTTGGCAGTGTTTACAAG GGTAGGTTGGTGGAAGGTCAAGAAATAGCAGTAAAGAGGCTCTCAAAGACCTCTGGGCAAGGAACTGAAGAATTTAAGAATGAGGTTAGATTGATTGCGAGGCTTCAGCACAGAAATCTTGTTCGATTGCTGGGTTGCTGCGTTGAGGTGGACGAAAAGATGCTCATTTATGAGTATATGGAAAACAGAAGTTTGGATTCTGTCTTATTCG ATAAAGCAAAACGCTCCTTACTGGACTGGCCAAGGCGATTTCAAATTGTATGCGGGATTGCTAGAGGGCTTCTTTATCTTCATCAAGATTCTAGATTTAGAATTATCCATAGGGATCTGAAGGCAAGTAACGTTTTACTAGATGGAGaaatgaacccaaaaatatcagACTTTGGCATGGCTAGGATTTTTGGTAAGGATCAGACAGAAGCAAACACAAAGAGAGTTGTTGGAACATA TGGCTACATGTCTCCCgaatatgcaatggatggactTTTCTCTGTGAAATCTGATGCTTTTAGCTTTGGTGTTCTAGTGTTGGAGGTTATAAGTGGAAAAAAGAACAGGGGTTTTTATTACCAAAACAATGAACTAAACCTTCTTGGACAT GCATGGAAACTTTGGagagaaggaaatggtttggaaTTAGTAGATCCATCCCTGGGGGATGTATACTCCTCATCTGAAGTGATGAGATGCATACAGGTTGGCCTCCTGTGTGTTCAGGAGCAGGCAGAAGATAGGCCTACATTATCGTCTGTGTTGTTGATGTTAAGCAGTGAAACTGCAACAATGCCTCAGCCTAAACAGCCCGGTTTCTGCCTTGGACGGACTCCTGTAGAAGCTGGTAGTTTTTCATCTGGGAAACAAGAAGAATCATGCACTGTAAACCATGTTACTGTTACAATGCTAGAAGCTAGGTAG